From Trichoplusia ni isolate ovarian cell line Hi5 chromosome 20, tn1, whole genome shotgun sequence, a single genomic window includes:
- the LOC113503675 gene encoding serine/threonine-protein kinase RIO3: MSNPWKKIAAPSEVQGLSDIMSEEIARGLQIKEELKFAEQLSDQHVSTSKEIPQELLQELEESNVKEYCDSDAIIAKVLQCQFDREYDDELKMVEKKRNGDAKVSVSYDNYFNVPQHLIYDSDSEDDDFNGGKKDWDRFETNEKEFANLPRRGYVLKDGQLITKHDGVINARRNACKVMAFPPEVCTGDGAGFDMKLSNSVFNHLREQTRHHQTRKHKMLDRKESHATAEMGLDEPTRLILFKLINNEVLDDINGIISTGKESVVLHANGNTNNPDLTVPKECAIKVFKTTLNEFKTRDKYIEADYRFKDRYSKQNPRKIVHMWAEKEMHNMIRMKKIGLNCPDMVCLKKHILVMSFIGKDSKPALKLREVILKPDQWQSVYNEVVESVHKLYNVGHLIHADLSEYNILWWDNKCWFIDVSQSVQPDHPNGLRFLLRDCNNIANFFEKKGVTDVKSGVDLFKSITGFDEIDVNFLEGVHTTYNSLSSRFEIAPDDNRNVSYPFEYCWQKSSEAKAKSDKSADEEDEEQEDEFEEMWSHSIQTKALDSAPNFGNEVQVKGSSSKEIVDNKVNFANELEVVIPKIDDKSSTDKKS, translated from the exons ATGTCGAACCCCTGGAAGAAAATAGCTGCACCTTCGGAAGTTCAAGGTTTATCGGATATTATGTCCGAAGAGATCGCTAGAGgtcttcaaataaaagaagaattaaaGTTTGCTGAGCAGCTTTCAGACCAGCATGTAAGTACTTCGAAGGAAATACCACAAGAATTGTTGCAAGAACTCGAGGAATCAAATGTCAAAGAATATTGCGACTCAGATGCGATTATTGCAAAAGTGTTGCAATGTCAGTTCGATAGAGAATACGATGATGAACTCAAAATGGTTGAGAAGAAACGTAACGGCGACGCTAAAGTATCGGTGTCGTACGATAACTATTTCAACGTCCCACAACATTTGATTTACGATTCTGATTCTGAAGATGATGACTTTAATGGAGGAAAGAAAGATTGGGACCGCTTTGAAACTAATGAGAAAGAGTTCGCAAACCTGCCTCGTCGCGGTTACGTCTTGAAAGATGGACAGTTGATCACAAAACACGATGGTGTAATAAATGCCCGGAGGAATGCTTGCAAAGTTATGGCCTTTCCACCAGAAGTGTGCACTGGTGACGGTGCTGGTTTCGACATGAAGTTATCCAACTCTGTGTTCAACCATTTGAGAGAGCAAACAAGACACCATCAGACTCGCAAGCACAAAATGTTAGATCGTAAAGAAAGCCATGCCACTGCCGAAATGGGTCTGGACGAGCCAACCAGACTCATTCTgtttaaactaattaacaatGAAGTTCTGGATGATATCAATGGGATCATCTCCACTGGCAAAGAATCAGTTGTGTTACATGCAAATGGTAACACTAACAACCCTGACTTAACAGTTCCTAAAGAATGTGCAATCAAGGTGTTCAAGACTACACTCAATGAGTTCAAAACTCGGGACAAGTATATAGAGGCAGACTACCGTTTTAAAGACCGCTACTCCAAGCAGAATCCTCGTAAGATTGTACACATGTGGGCTGAGAAAGAGATGCACAACATGATCCGCATGAAGAAGATTGGTCTAAACTGCCCTGACATGGTGTGtttgaaaaaacatattttggtGATGTCATTCATTGGTAAAGACAGTAAGCCTGCTCTGAAATTAAGGGAAGTGATTTTGAAACCAGACCAATGGCAGAGTGTGTACAATGAGGTTGTGGAGTCAGTACATAAGTTGTACAATGTTGGGCACTTGATCCATGCTGATCTGTCAGAGTACAACATTCTATGGTGGGACAACAAATGTTGGTTCATTGATGTGTCACAGTCAGTCCAGCCAGACCATCCTAATGGACTTAGATTCCTGCTGAGGGACTGCAATAATATTGCTaat TTCTTTGAGAAAAAGGGTGTTACTGATGTCAAATCTGGTGTTGACCTCTTCAAGTCCATCACAGGCTTTGATGAGATTGATGTGAACTTCCTTGAAGGTGTTCACACAACTTACAATTCTTTGTCATCACGCTTCGAGATAGCACCAGATGACAACAGAAATGTCAGCTACCCATTTGAGTACTGCTGGCAGAAGTCTAGTGAGGCCAAAGCTAAGAGCGACAAGAGTGCTGATGAAGAAGACGAAGAGCAGGAGGACGAGTTTGAAGAGATGTGGTCACACTCCATTCAGACAAAAGCTTTAGACTCAGCCCCTAACTTTGGAAATGAGGTACAGGTCAAAGGGAGTAGCTCAAAAGAGATTGTAGACAACAAGGTCAACTTTGCCAATGAGCTAGAGGTTGTCATACCTAAGATAGATGATAAAAGTAGTACAGATAAAAAGTCTTAA
- the LOC113503676 gene encoding uncharacterized protein LOC113503676 isoform X2 has protein sequence MSTDLNASFNEQYMNINTKMKKRFMRKPNIFEATNEFIALAIQCEHSDQPAFAGHAYVGAAKCEASVGHFLSEAENFLAAARQFMKAEKKLKSLKFYSGDRENLEAAIGCFIQALTKYPEKSPIRTSILMELANDLTELNHKMEAASYYEQAIETVTESTLRIMCLRNLLNLRVDCKKYDIALEIANKICDYSVKVPEEVLAEVQVTRILLTLLVKPPEDSKPPSLKQLFIDLMNDNETDTLPLNTDLRLKLQSLILCQTTGDTHSIISVAADTKQFLTMQQVELLHTLTSDDKLL, from the exons ATGTCGACGGACCTGAATGCTAGCTTTAACGAGCAATATATGAACATCAACACAAAGATGAAGAA GCGCTTTATGAGGAAGCCAAATATCTTTGAAGCGACAAATGAGTTCATAGCTTTAGCTATACAGTGCGAACATTCTGACCAGCCAGCATTCGCTGGTCATGCTTATGTCGGTGCGGCGAAGTGTGAAGCCTCTGTGGGCCACTTCCTGAGCGAGGCTGAGAACTTCCTCGCCGCCGCCAGACAGTTCATGAAAGCCGAAAAAAAGTTGAAGTCGCTAAAATTTTACAGTGGAGATAGAGAGAATTTGGAG GCAGCTATAGGGTGTTTCATTCAAGCACTAACTAAGTACCCTGAGAAGTCACCAATAAGGACATCTATATTGATGGAGCTAGCCAATGACCTGACAGAGCTGAACCACAAGATGGAGGCTGCATCATACTATGAGCAGGCAATAGAAACTGTCACAGAGAGCACTCTGAGGATCATGTGTTTGAGGAATCTCTTGAATCTGAGGGTTGACTGTA AGAAATATGATATTGCTTTAGAAATTGCCAACAAGATATGTGACTACAGTGTAAAAGTACCTGAAGAAGTTCTTGCAGA AGTGCAGGTAACTAGAATACTACTGACACTTCTTGTGAAGCCACCAGAGGACAGTAAACCTCCTTCCTTGAAGCAGCTGTTCATAGATCTCATGAATGACAATGAAACTGATA CTTTACCATTAAACACGGACTTAAGACTGAAGCTGCAGTCTCTAATCCTGTGCCAGACGACCGGCGACACCCACTCCATCATCAGCGTCGCCGCAGACACCAAGCAGTTCCTCACCATGCAGCAGGTTGAGTTGCTGCACACGTTGACCTCAGACGACAAGCTACTATAG
- the LOC113503676 gene encoding uncharacterized protein LOC113503676 isoform X1, with product MNYCDTDTMSTDLNASFNEQYMNINTKMKKRFMRKPNIFEATNEFIALAIQCEHSDQPAFAGHAYVGAAKCEASVGHFLSEAENFLAAARQFMKAEKKLKSLKFYSGDRENLEAAIGCFIQALTKYPEKSPIRTSILMELANDLTELNHKMEAASYYEQAIETVTESTLRIMCLRNLLNLRVDCKKYDIALEIANKICDYSVKVPEEVLAEVQVTRILLTLLVKPPEDSKPPSLKQLFIDLMNDNETDTLPLNTDLRLKLQSLILCQTTGDTHSIISVAADTKQFLTMQQVELLHTLTSDDKLL from the exons ATGAATTACTGTGACACTGATA CAATGTCGACGGACCTGAATGCTAGCTTTAACGAGCAATATATGAACATCAACACAAAGATGAAGAA GCGCTTTATGAGGAAGCCAAATATCTTTGAAGCGACAAATGAGTTCATAGCTTTAGCTATACAGTGCGAACATTCTGACCAGCCAGCATTCGCTGGTCATGCTTATGTCGGTGCGGCGAAGTGTGAAGCCTCTGTGGGCCACTTCCTGAGCGAGGCTGAGAACTTCCTCGCCGCCGCCAGACAGTTCATGAAAGCCGAAAAAAAGTTGAAGTCGCTAAAATTTTACAGTGGAGATAGAGAGAATTTGGAG GCAGCTATAGGGTGTTTCATTCAAGCACTAACTAAGTACCCTGAGAAGTCACCAATAAGGACATCTATATTGATGGAGCTAGCCAATGACCTGACAGAGCTGAACCACAAGATGGAGGCTGCATCATACTATGAGCAGGCAATAGAAACTGTCACAGAGAGCACTCTGAGGATCATGTGTTTGAGGAATCTCTTGAATCTGAGGGTTGACTGTA AGAAATATGATATTGCTTTAGAAATTGCCAACAAGATATGTGACTACAGTGTAAAAGTACCTGAAGAAGTTCTTGCAGA AGTGCAGGTAACTAGAATACTACTGACACTTCTTGTGAAGCCACCAGAGGACAGTAAACCTCCTTCCTTGAAGCAGCTGTTCATAGATCTCATGAATGACAATGAAACTGATA CTTTACCATTAAACACGGACTTAAGACTGAAGCTGCAGTCTCTAATCCTGTGCCAGACGACCGGCGACACCCACTCCATCATCAGCGTCGCCGCAGACACCAAGCAGTTCCTCACCATGCAGCAGGTTGAGTTGCTGCACACGTTGACCTCAGACGACAAGCTACTATAG
- the LOC113503679 gene encoding serine/threonine-protein kinase RIO3-like, with translation MSNPWKKVPAPAEVKCLSDIMKEELKFSEQLSNQDVRTSKNIPQELLQESNVKECCDFKVSVPYVNYFNVPQKVIDDSDSEDSEDDVINRSKKDCDQIAAFEKEFGYLPRRGHVSTGGKVITKNVTVLRKQTRKQKMAYYKVSQATADLGIDEESKIILHKLIVSEVLDDIGGIITTGRKSVVLHANGNTNNPDLTVPKECAIKVFKTPKELKIQDKYIEPDYHLDESMQNPRKIVDTWSEKEMHNMIRLKKIGLNCPDIVRLKKNVLVMSFIGINAKPALTLREALLKPEQWQSAYNEVVEAVHKLYNVGHLIHADLSENNILWWDNKCWFIDVSQSVLPDHPKALRSLLRDCCNIAHFFMKKGVPDVMPPVKLFKSITGFNEIDLNFIKFIRTSYNPLTSRFEIAPADNKNVIYPFDHYWKKSSEPKAKSDISAGA, from the exons atgtcgAATCCCTGGAAGAAAGTACCTGCACCTGCTGAAGTTAAGTGTTTATCAGATATTATGAAAGAAGAATTAAAGTTTTCCGAGCAGCTTTCAAACCAGGATGTGAGAACGTCGAAGAATATACCACAAGAATTGTTACAAGAATCAAATGTAAAGGAATGTTGCGACTTTAAAGTATCAGTGCCGTACGTTAACTATTTCAACGTCCCTCAAAAAGTGATTGACGATTCAGATTCTGAAGATTCTGAAGATGATGTCATTAATAGAAGTAAGAAAGATTGTGATCAAATAGCAGCTTTTGAAAAAGAGTTCGGTTACCTGCCTCGTCGCGGACACGTCTCGACAGGTGGTAAGGTCATCACAAAAAATGTTACTGTATTAAGGAAACAAACTCGCAAACAGAAAATGGCTTATTATAAAGTTAGCCAAGCCACTGCCGACTTGGGTATAGACGAAGAAAGCAAAATTATATTGCACAAACTAATAGTTAGTGAAGTGCTGGATGATATAGGTGGGATCATCACGACTGGCAGAAAATCAGTTGTGTTACATGCAAATGGTAACACTAACAACCCTGACTTAACAGTTCCTAAAGAATGTGCAATCAAGGTTTTTAAGACACCTAAGGAGTTAAAAATTCAAGATAAGTATATAGAACCAGACTACCACTTAGACGAGTCCATGCAAAATCCTCGTAAAATTGTTGATACTTGGTCTGAGAAAGAGATGCACAACATGATTCGCCTGAAGAAGATTGGCCTGAACTGCCCTGATATAGTGCGTCTGAAGAAAAATGTCTTGGTGATGTCTTTCATAGGTATAAACGCTAAACCTGCCCTGACATTGAGGGAAGCCCTTTTGAAACCAGAGCAATGGCAGAGTGCATACAATGAGGTTGTGGAAGCAGTACATAAGTTGTACAATGTTGGGCACTTGATCCATGCTGATTTGTCAGAAAACAATATTCTGTGGTGGGACAATAAATGCTGGTTTATTGATGTGTCACAGTCAGTCCTGCCAGACCATCCTAAAGCCCTGAGATCCCTGCTGAGGGACTGTTGTAATATAGCCcat TTCTTTATGAAAAAAGGTGTGCCTGATGTGATGCCTCCTGTAAAGCTCTTCAAGTCCATCACAGGTTTTAATGAGATTGAtttgaatttcataaaattcattcGAACAAGTTACAACCCTTTGACATCACGCTTTGAAATAGCACCAGCTGACAACAAAAACGTCATCTACCCATTTGACCACTACTGGAAGAAGTCTAGTGAGCCCAAAGCTAAGAGTGATATAAGTGCTGGTGCATAA
- the LOC113503674 gene encoding general vesicular transport factor p115 produces MDFFKSGLKTVLGAPEPGHQPSGAEIVERLVDRVNNSTLLEDRRDACRALKAMSRTYRVEVGAQGMDTLKQVLELDRADNETINYALDTLNNVMSPTQFEEEENNPRVPMNIGEQFTEMFIKDHHNIQLVLDLLDEYDFRVRLSTVQLLTSLLTNRPKDIQEIILVKPMGVSKMMDLLGDTREVIRNETLLLLIKLTKGNANIQKIVAFENAFDRLFEIVSTEGYSDGGIIVEDCLLLMLNLLKNNSSNINFFKEGSYIQKMLPMFNTPEETEEAGWSPQKVSNVHCMLLIVRTLVSPSNSAQIITSCQKIMKNVGLLDALCNILMSSGVPADILTETINTVGETVRGEVTNQEFLGNVMAPSNPPRPAIVVLLMSMVNEKQPFSLRCAVLYCFQCYLYHNEMSQAGLVQTLLPSSTDMSCLTSGQLLCGGLFSSDVLSNWFSAVALMHGLIENPVQKEQLLRVLLATNIGSSPVSLLHQCTLLLQQTTKLKSKVALLMLLSQWMSHCPAAVAAFLRAPGGVGWLVAQTCANEHDDNEVLLQGLCALLLAICLHFNDDSVENYSKESLRQLLTKRIGLEVFSSKLSEVSRHELYNKAAKHPQLRAKLPADVLIDYEFCRLFKVLESVLIQSLSGPQQNGASSPAPERGSPDSGTLEQYKTLIRQQDARLQELMAQLEGLLQQNQSLQGALNDSLSANSLLKDENTLLKAQVSAAKSVPSGVQVPTPSQDDVRVEYEAKLQTLAAEVARLSSELKTSQEGQKSMGEELEKMRKDQDDLLELLADQDTKLNDYKLRLLSLGQAVDDDTPAPAQPPT; encoded by the exons atggatttttttaagaGCGGTCTAAAGACCGTTCTCGGAGCTCCGGAACCTGGCCACCAGCCTTCGGGAGCCGAGATC GTTGAGCGCCTAGTGGACCGTGTGAACAACTCGACCCTGCTGGAGGATCGGCGCGACGCATGCCGCGCGCTGAAGGCGATGTCGCGCACCTACCGCGTCGAGGTCGGCGCGCAGGGCATGGACACCCTCAAACAG GTGTTAGAACTAGATCGAGCAGACAACGAGACTATAAACTACGCATTAGACACGCTCAACAACGTCATGTCGCCCACACAGTTCGAGGAGGAGGAGAACAACCCCCGCGTGCCCATGAACATCGGCGAGCAGTTCACCGAAATGTTCATCAAAGACCACCACAACATACAGCTAGTGCTAGACCTCTTAGACGAATATGACTTCAGGGTTAGGCTGTCCACCGTACAACTTCTCACCTCACTCCTCACAAATAGACCAAAAGACATTCAAGAAATCATTCTAGTGAAGCCTATGGGTGTCTCCAAAATGATGGATCTTTTAGGTGATACTAGAGAAGTGATTAGGAATGAAACATTGCtactcttaattaaattaacgaaAGGGAATGCTAATATACAGAAGATCGTGGCCTTCGAAAACGCATTCGATAGACTGTTTGAAATCGTGTCCACGGAGGGTTACTCCGACGGAGGAATCATTGTCGAGGACTGCCTGTTGCTCATGTTgaatcttttaaaaaacaacagCAGTAACATCAACTTCTTCAAAGAAGGCAGCTACATCCAGAAGATGCTGCCGATGTTCAACACTCCCGAGGAGACCGAGGAAGCTGGCTGGTCGCCGCAGAAGGTCTCCAATGTCCATTGCATGCTGTTAATTGTTAGGACTTTAGTTTCGCCTAGCAACTCAGCACAAATTATCACAAGCTGCCAGAAAATTATGAAGAATGTTGGTCTGTTGGATGCTCTCTGTAACATTTTGATGTCGAGTGGGGTTCCCGCTGATATCCTGACGGAGACGATCAACACGGTGGGTGAGACCGTGCGGGGAGAGGTCACCAACCAGGAGTTCCTGGGGAATGTGATGGCGCCCTCTAACCCGCCGAGACCAGCTATCGTAGTGCTCTTGATGTCTATGGTCAATGAGAAGCAGCCATTTTCATTAAG ATGTGCTGTCCTCTACTGCTTCCAATGCTACTTATACCACAACGAGATGAGCCAAGCGGGTCTCGTACAGACTCTTCTACCGTCATCAACGGACATGTCTTGTTTAACAAGCGGCCAGCTTCTGTGCGGAGGACTGTTCTCATCCGACGTGCTCTCCAACTGGTTCTCCGCCGTAGCCCTGATGCATGGCCTCATAGAGAACCCCGTGCAAAAGGAACAGTTGCTCAGAGTGTTGCTAGCCACGAATATTGGTAGCTCGCCGGTGTCGCTGCTGCATCAGTGCACGTTACTGCTCCAGCAGACTACCAAACTGAAATCGAAG GTGGCCCTGCTAATGCTGCTGTCGCAGTGGATGAGCCACTGCCCCGCGGCGGTGGCGGCGTTCCTGCGCGCGCCGGGCGGCGTGGGCTGGCTGGTGGCGCAGACCTGCGCCAACGAGCACGACGACAACGAGGTGCTGCTGCAGGGGCTCTGCGCGCTGCTGCTCGCCATCTGCTTACACTTCAACGACGACTCCGTCGAGAACTACTCCAAG GAGTCGCTCCGGCAGCTGCTGACGAAGCGCATCGGCCTGGAGGTGTTCTCGTCCAAGCTGAGCGAGGTGTCCCGCCACGAGCTGTACAACAAGGCGGCCAAGCACCCGCAGCTGCGCGCCAAGCTGCCCGCAGACGTGCTCATCGACTACGAGTTCTGTCGCCTCTTCAAAGTACTTGAGA GCGTCCTGATCCAGAGCCTGTCCGGGCCGCAGCAGAACGGCGCGTCGTCCCCGGCGCCGGAGCGCGGGTCCCCGGACAGCGGCACGCTGGAGCAGTACAAGACGCTGATCCGCCAGCAGGACGCGCGCCTGCAGGAGCTCATGGCGCAGCTGGAGGGCCTGCTGCAGCAGAACCAGTCGCTACAG GGAGCCCTAAACGACTCACTATCAGCAAATTCTCTTCTGAAAGACGAGAACACTCTTTTAAAAGCACAAGTGTCAGCCGCCAAGTCCGTACCAAGTGGCGTCCAAGTACCAACTCCGAGTCAGGACGACGTCAGGGTGGAGTATGAGGCCAAGCTGCAGACCTTGGCGGCTGAAGTGGCGCGGCTGAGTAGCGAGCTGAAGACCAGCCAGGAGGGACAGAAGAGCATGGGCGAGGAGTTGGAGAAGATGAGGAAGGATCAGGATGATCTGTTGGAGTTGCTTGCTGATCAG GACACAAAACTGAACGACTACAAGCTGCGCCTGCTGTCCCTGGGCCAGGCTGTGGACGACGACacgccggcgcccgcgcagccTCCCACATGA
- the LOC113503677 gene encoding vesicle transport through interaction with t-SNAREs homolog 1A → MATLIQSYEQQYSVLTADITAKIGRLKSGSDDNRDQLTREIQANFEEANDLLEQLELESRGAGAGSRVAAYRAELQRVRDEYRSVVNNTGTYNFDNDEVYDDWSGAHEQHRKLLDNTERLERSGKSLTEGYRVVLETEQIGAAVLQDLSLQRETIQRSRGRLRETDEQLNRSSRLMNTMVMRALQDRLALLLVFLSLGALLCVAAYLYVT, encoded by the exons atGGCTACGTTAATTCAATCTTACGAGCAGCAGTATTCAGTGCTTACGGCAGACATTACGGCGAAAATAGGGCGTCTGAAATCTGGCAGTGATG ATAATCGTGACCAGTTAACACGGGAAATACAAGCTAATTTTGAGGAAGCTAATGACTTG CTGGAGCAGTTGGAGTTGGAGTCTCGCGGCGCAGGTGCCGGCTCCCGCGTAGCCGCCTACCGAGCCGAACTGCAGCGTGTCAGGGATGAATACCGCTCTGTCGTCAATAACACTGGAACAt ACAATTTCGACAATGACGAAGTGTACGACGACTGGAGCGGCGCGCACGAGCAGCACCGCAAGCTGCTGGACAACACGGAGCGGCTCGAGCGCAGCGGGAAGAGCCTCACCGAGGGGTACCGCGTCGTGCTCGAGACCGAGCAGATCGGGGCCGCCGTGCTGCAGGACCTCAGTCTGCAGCGGGAGACCATCCAGAGGTCGAGGGGGCGG CTCCGCGAGACGGACGAGCAGCTGAACCGCTCGAGCCGGCTGATGAACACGATGGTGATGCGCGCGCTGCAGGACCggctggcgctgctgctggtGTTCCTGTCGCTGGGCGCGCTGCTGTGCGTGGCCGCCTACCTGTACGTCACGTAG